A single region of the Nakaseomyces glabratus chromosome D, complete sequence genome encodes:
- the HYM1 gene encoding Hym1p (CAGL0D00330g~Ortholog(s) have role in budding cell apical bud growth, cell separation after cytokinesis, cellular response to biotic stimulus, cellular response to drug and cellular response to neutral pH, more) — MFKKYKNQDLDVSFWWKKNPKTPSDYVKLINEQLNKIEPTPLPNGTNITSSSSDNKRKAQEEVAKYLVGMKHYILGDVDPKPTSEAIDEFYSAMLSSDIFHNLLVHIADLDFESRKEVLLILSICLNYSKDNKFVTVDYLVSQSKTLSLMLRTMGLTLQRRDTYDIFIIVGNMIIECIKYEQLCHIFLTDTQLWSLFEFAGIANFEISTQSMQILNSVLTTHPKLVAREFFSQEKNINLFIRHINKLMAHGSYVTKRQSSKLLASLIIIRAHNVLMMTYINAPENLKLIMTLLTDKSRNLQLEAFNIFKVMVANPKKSKLVFDILVKNRDKLLAYLELFGKEVQDSTFLDEKEFIMREIESLPRIKPNTNEHNINMSNSPPKGLLHSDQKKTASSQQFNENHNELSGNNSSGNVTKSLASIG; from the coding sequence ATGTTCAAGAAGTACAAAAACCAGGACTTGGATGTTTCATTCTGGTGGAAGAAAAATCCAAAGACCCCATCTGACTATGTGAAATTGATAAATGAACAGTTGAATAAGATAGAACCAACACCTCTTCCTAATGGTACCAATATAACTTCGTCTTCCTCAGATAATAAGCGAAAAGCACAGGAAGAGGTTGCTAAGTATTTGGTTGGAATGAAGCATTATATTCTGGGTGATGTGGACCCCAAGCCGACATCAGAGGCAATAGACGAATTTTATTCTGCAATGCTGTCTTCAGATATATTTCATAATCTTTTGGTACATATTGCAGACCTTGATTTTGAGTCGCGAAAGGAAGTTCTTTTAATACTTTCTATTTGCTTAAACTATTCAAAGGATAATAAGTTTGTCACTGTAGATTATCTGGTGTCTCAATCCAAAACACTATCATTAATGCTACGAACAATGGGCTTGACCCTTCAAAGAAGAGATACGTATGATATCTTTATCATTGTCGGGAACATGATTATTGAATGCATTAAGTATGAGCAACTGTGTCATATCTTTTTAACAGATACTCAATTGTGGAGTTTGTTTGAATTTGCAGGAATTGCTAACTTTGAAATTAGTACCCAGTCAATGcaaattttaaattctGTACTAACTACCCATCCCAAACTGGTTGCAAGGGAGTTCTTTAGTCAAGAGaagaatattaatttatttATCAGGCATATTAATAAGTTGATGGCTCACGGTAGTTATGTGACAAAAAGACAGAGTTCAAAGCTTTTAGCTTCATTGATAATTATCAGAGCTCATAATGTCCTTATGATGACATACATTAATGCACCAGAAAATTTAAAGCTGATTATGACTTTGCTGACTGATAAATCAAGAAATCTACAATTAGAGGCATTTAACATTTTCAAAGTAATGGTAGCAAATccaaaaaaatcaaagcTGGtctttgatattttggtaAAGAACAGAGATAAATTACTGGCTTATTTAGAACTGTTTGGCAAAGAAGTTCAAGACTCAACCTTTTTGGatgaaaaagaatttaTTATGAGGGAAATTGAAAGTCTGCCAAGAATTAAGCCAAATACAAATGAACATAACATTAACATGTCCAACTCACCACCAAAAGGTTTATTACATTcggatcaaaaaaaaacggCATCAAGTCAGCAGTTCAATGAAAATCATAATGAGTTATCTGGTAACAATTCTTCTGGTAATGTTACGAAAAGCTTAGCATCAATAGGCTAA